In one window of Candidatus Avedoeria danica DNA:
- the uvrC gene encoding excinuclease ABC subunit UvrC, whose amino-acid sequence MTRPDLKPLLDTLPTKPGVYRYYDVDGGLLYVGKAVNLRSRVRSYFQQSAAHSGKTIRLVSRIAHIEWTITASDLEALLLEMNLIKRHRPHYNILLKDDKRYPYLKVTLRDAFPTIVSTRRVLDDGARYFGPYVSVQSMRDTIAALRKVFPYLDCDREITGRDPRACLFHDIGLCLAPCIGAVSKDEYRAMIARLCRFLEGHTSEVVDDLAERMRAHAAALEFEQAARLRDRISAIEQLIERQRVIAPTLADQDVIAVAREDGSAIAQVFFVRNGKLMGSEHFPLEGTGDEPDETVLAQFIQQFYDSGPQVPGEIVVPEHLVESEIIERWLGEKRGTKVKLHVPQRGHKRDLVNVAVDNAHETLRALRVAHALESKSDVARRAIAELQDALGLPRPPRRIECYDVSNLQGTHTVGSMVVFEDAVPYRADYRHFRMKETGGGDDFAAMGEMLTRRFRRLAAARAAREGEAVDGAAVDAVVLDAAIDAAAPDVVDPRPLEASFDDEIVVEIADDEAVDVVVAVADTTAADGADTLTRADAARGAFEREPDLILVDGGKGQLGVAVKVLQELGLDDLPLASLAKRHEELFRPGQKGSVYLPRESQALFLVQRARDEAHRFAITYNRKLRQDSGLRSSLDEIPGIGPKRRRALLTHFGSLEHIRMASIDDIAAVHGMTRRAAEQVKAYL is encoded by the coding sequence ATGACCCGCCCCGACCTGAAACCCTTGCTCGATACCCTCCCCACCAAGCCCGGCGTCTACCGATACTACGACGTCGATGGCGGGTTGCTCTACGTCGGCAAGGCCGTCAACCTGCGCAGCCGCGTGCGGTCGTACTTCCAGCAGAGCGCGGCGCACAGCGGCAAGACGATCCGGCTCGTGAGCAGGATCGCCCACATCGAGTGGACGATCACGGCATCCGATCTCGAGGCGCTCCTCCTCGAGATGAACCTGATCAAGCGCCACCGGCCGCACTACAACATCCTCCTCAAGGACGACAAGCGCTACCCGTACCTCAAGGTGACGCTGCGCGACGCCTTTCCGACGATCGTCTCGACGCGCCGCGTGCTGGACGACGGCGCGCGCTACTTCGGACCGTACGTCTCCGTGCAGTCCATGCGGGACACGATCGCCGCGCTGCGCAAGGTCTTCCCGTACCTGGATTGCGACCGCGAGATCACGGGCAGGGATCCGCGCGCCTGCCTGTTCCACGATATCGGCCTGTGCCTCGCCCCGTGCATCGGCGCCGTCAGCAAGGACGAGTACCGGGCGATGATCGCCCGTCTGTGCCGCTTCCTGGAGGGTCATACGTCCGAGGTCGTCGACGACCTGGCGGAGCGGATGCGCGCCCACGCGGCGGCGCTCGAGTTCGAGCAGGCGGCGCGGTTGCGGGATCGGATCAGCGCGATCGAGCAGCTCATCGAGCGCCAGCGCGTCATCGCGCCGACGCTGGCCGACCAGGACGTCATCGCGGTGGCGCGCGAGGACGGCTCGGCGATCGCCCAGGTGTTCTTCGTGCGCAACGGCAAGCTGATGGGCAGCGAGCACTTCCCGCTCGAGGGCACGGGCGACGAGCCGGACGAGACCGTCCTGGCCCAGTTCATCCAGCAGTTCTACGACAGCGGCCCGCAGGTACCGGGCGAGATCGTGGTGCCCGAGCACCTGGTGGAGTCCGAGATCATCGAACGCTGGCTGGGCGAGAAGCGCGGCACGAAGGTCAAGCTCCACGTCCCGCAGCGCGGCCACAAGCGTGACCTCGTCAACGTCGCCGTCGACAACGCGCACGAGACGCTGCGCGCCCTCCGGGTGGCGCACGCCCTGGAGAGCAAGTCCGACGTCGCCCGCCGCGCGATCGCCGAGCTGCAGGACGCCCTCGGCCTGCCCCGCCCGCCGCGGCGGATCGAGTGCTACGACGTCTCGAACCTGCAGGGCACGCACACCGTCGGCTCGATGGTCGTCTTCGAGGACGCCGTGCCCTACCGCGCCGACTACCGCCACTTCCGGATGAAGGAGACGGGCGGCGGCGACGACTTCGCGGCGATGGGCGAGATGCTCACGCGCCGGTTCCGGCGGCTGGCGGCGGCGCGGGCGGCGCGGGAAGGGGAGGCGGTCGATGGAGCGGCGGTCGATGCGGTGGTGCTCGATGCGGCCATCGACGCCGCGGCGCCCGATGTCGTCGATCCTCGCCCCCTCGAAGCGTCATTCGACGACGAGATCGTCGTGGAGATAGCGGACGACGAAGCGGTCGATGTCGTCGTCGCGGTCGCCGACACCACGGCCGCCGACGGCGCCGACACGCTCACCCGCGCCGACGCCGCCCGGGGCGCGTTCGAGCGCGAGCCGGACCTTATCCTCGTCGACGGCGGCAAGGGGCAGCTCGGCGTCGCTGTGAAGGTCCTGCAGGAGCTCGGCCTGGACGATCTGCCGCTGGCGTCGCTGGCCAAGCGCCACGAGGAGCTGTTTCGCCCCGGGCAGAAGGGCTCGGTCTACCTCCCCCGCGAGAGCCAGGCGCTGTTCCTTGTCCAACGCGCCCGCGACGAGGCGCACCGCTTCGCGATCACGTACAACCGCAAGCTGCGCCAGGACAGCGGCCTGCGGAGCAGCCTGGACGAGATCCCGGGCATCGGCCCGAAGCGCCGCCGCGCGCTCCTGACCCACTTCGGCTCGCTCGAGCACATCCGCATGGCCAGCATCGACGACATCGCGGCCGTGCACGGGATGACGCGACGGGCGGCGGAACAGGTGAAGGCGTACCTCTAG
- a CDS encoding DUF4399 domain-containing protein, protein MRTWVTILAIGAVGLAAAACSGVEVGGDDMGPSVMFDTLKDGDEVTSPVNICLSAVDIAIEPKGAVKPGSGHHHIVVDASEEELATFEQAGSVIPADDTHIHMGDGAACKDIELPAGEHTLTAIVADGAHMTLSPSLMTSVEVEVTQ, encoded by the coding sequence ATGCGAACCTGGGTCACGATCCTGGCGATCGGCGCCGTTGGTCTCGCCGCTGCGGCGTGCAGCGGTGTTGAGGTCGGCGGCGACGACATGGGTCCGAGCGTGATGTTCGACACCCTCAAGGACGGCGACGAAGTCACGAGCCCGGTCAACATCTGTCTGTCGGCCGTGGACATCGCGATCGAGCCCAAGGGCGCCGTGAAGCCGGGCTCCGGGCACCATCACATCGTCGTCGACGCGTCCGAGGAGGAGCTGGCCACGTTCGAGCAGGCCGGATCCGTGATCCCGGCCGACGACACGCACATCCACATGGGCGACGGCGCGGCCTGCAAGGACATCGAGCTCCCTGCCGGCGAGCACACGCTGACGGCCATCGTGGCGGATGGCGCGCACATGACGCTTTCGCCGTCGCTGATGACGAGCGTCGAGGTCGAGGTCACGCAGTAG
- a CDS encoding threonine--tRNA ligase, translated as MSESELSDRLYRLRHSMAHVMAQAVRDLHPDVRFAIGPPIDDGFYYDFDLGMGPDGRPTTFSPEDLAAIEKRMRQIIAGKHPFQYREVSADEARALFAGQPYKLELIEGLAKGDVDEYGVERDDADGDGSGAPGDAGDAARAGAHAVVISTYRQDAFEDLCKGPHVEHTGQLPADAFKLLSVAGAYWRGDEHNPMLQRIYGTAWLNKKDLAAHLLMLEEAKKRDHRKLGRELDIFTFDDEVGPGLPLWLPNGGILIEEIERLAKEAEARHGYQRVRTPNLAKEDLFLHSGHLPYYAESMYPPMELEGVRYYVKPMNCPMHHKIFASRPRSYRDLPLRLAEYGTCYRFEKSGELIGLLRVRSLQMNDAHIYCSAEQFEVEFLDVIAMYLEYFALFGIERYVMRFSTHHKRGLGKKYVDNAPLWLHTEDMVRRAMHSGNIPFVEVPDEAAFYGPKIDVQIWSATGREFTLATNQVDFAQPERFDLTYTSAGGGAERPLCIHRAPLSTHERLIGFLIEHYAGAFPVWLAPEQARVIPITEDHNGYAERVAAELRAAGLRVAADLGADRMNAKIRDAQLMKVPYMLVVGDQEMADGTVAIRRRDGSRGEPASVGTFAADVVERVRARAATL; from the coding sequence ATGTCCGAGTCCGAACTGTCCGACCGTCTCTACCGCCTGCGACACTCCATGGCCCACGTCATGGCCCAGGCGGTCCGCGACCTCCACCCCGACGTCCGCTTCGCGATCGGCCCACCGATCGACGACGGCTTCTACTACGACTTCGATCTCGGCATGGGACCCGACGGCCGCCCCACGACGTTCTCGCCCGAGGACTTGGCGGCAATCGAGAAGCGCATGCGGCAGATCATCGCCGGCAAACACCCGTTCCAGTATCGGGAGGTTTCGGCCGACGAAGCGCGCGCGCTGTTCGCCGGACAGCCGTACAAGCTCGAGCTGATCGAGGGGCTGGCCAAGGGCGACGTCGACGAGTACGGCGTCGAGCGCGACGACGCCGACGGGGACGGCAGCGGGGCGCCGGGGGACGCGGGCGATGCAGCGCGGGCCGGCGCGCACGCCGTCGTGATCTCGACGTATCGCCAGGACGCCTTCGAAGATCTCTGCAAGGGTCCGCACGTGGAGCACACGGGCCAGCTGCCGGCGGACGCCTTCAAGCTTCTCTCCGTGGCCGGCGCGTACTGGCGGGGCGACGAGCACAATCCGATGCTCCAGCGGATCTACGGCACGGCCTGGCTGAACAAGAAGGACCTCGCAGCGCACCTGCTGATGCTCGAGGAGGCCAAGAAGCGCGACCACCGCAAGCTCGGCCGCGAGCTCGACATCTTCACGTTCGACGACGAGGTCGGGCCGGGGCTGCCGCTGTGGCTGCCGAACGGCGGGATCCTCATCGAGGAGATCGAGCGGCTGGCCAAGGAGGCCGAGGCGCGGCACGGCTACCAGCGCGTCCGGACGCCCAACCTGGCCAAGGAGGACCTCTTCCTCCACTCCGGCCACCTGCCGTACTACGCCGAGAGCATGTACCCGCCGATGGAGCTCGAGGGCGTTCGCTACTACGTCAAGCCGATGAACTGCCCGATGCACCACAAGATCTTCGCCAGCCGCCCGCGCAGCTACCGCGACCTGCCGCTCCGGTTGGCCGAGTACGGGACGTGCTACCGCTTCGAGAAGAGCGGCGAGCTGATCGGCCTGCTGCGCGTTCGCTCGCTCCAGATGAACGACGCCCACATCTACTGCTCGGCCGAGCAGTTCGAGGTCGAGTTCCTGGACGTCATCGCGATGTACCTCGAGTACTTCGCGCTCTTCGGCATCGAACGCTACGTCATGCGCTTCAGCACGCACCACAAGCGCGGGCTCGGCAAGAAGTACGTCGACAACGCGCCGCTCTGGCTGCACACGGAGGACATGGTCCGCCGGGCGATGCACAGCGGCAACATCCCGTTCGTCGAGGTGCCGGACGAGGCGGCGTTCTACGGGCCCAAGATCGACGTCCAGATCTGGAGCGCCACGGGCCGCGAGTTCACGCTGGCCACGAACCAGGTCGACTTCGCCCAGCCCGAGCGCTTCGACCTCACGTACACGTCGGCCGGCGGCGGCGCCGAGCGGCCGCTGTGCATCCACCGCGCGCCGCTCAGCACGCATGAGCGCCTGATCGGCTTCCTGATCGAGCACTACGCCGGCGCCTTCCCGGTCTGGCTGGCGCCCGAGCAGGCCCGCGTGATCCCGATCACCGAGGATCACAACGGCTATGCGGAGCGCGTCGCCGCTGAGTTGCGCGCCGCCGGGCTGCGCGTCGCGGCCGACCTCGGCGCGGACCGGATGAACGCCAAGATCCGCGACGCCCAGCTCATGAAGGTGCCCTACATGCTCGTCGTCGGCGACCAGGAGATGGCGGACGGCACGGTGGCCATCCGCCGGCGCGACGGCAGTCGTGGCGAGCCGGCGTCGGTGGGCACATTCGCGGCCGACGTGGTCGAGCGGGTGCGCGCGCGCGCGGCGACGCTTTGA
- a CDS encoding translation initiation factor IF-3: protein MQPFCVSGDFAAPGPDHRVVRTQRGAAISRGQPEPPPQLKQRINEAITTSHVRLIGPAGEQIGVVPMREALNMAREAGLDLVEVAAGADPPVCKILDHGKWQYVQMKKQREARKMQKVVEIKEIRLRPKTHEHDTGVKIKRAIKFLEEGMKVKVRIQFRGREITHPEIALELLTEVAEQLAVAGEVEQQPSLEGRSMLMVVGPRRDAGKTDGRPVRTAPVRLVAPPMPAVEAPAPRGGAGKGAKAAGPVAAEAGSEAAAEAVPEAVAVADVLTAADSTPVAPAAAKDGKVGTADGE from the coding sequence ATGCAACCATTTTGTGTTTCAGGCGATTTCGCCGCCCCAGGTCCCGACCACCGTGTCGTCCGAACACAGCGAGGTGCAGCAATCAGCAGAGGACAGCCCGAGCCGCCGCCACAGCTCAAGCAACGGATCAACGAGGCCATCACGACCTCGCACGTCCGCTTGATCGGTCCCGCCGGTGAGCAGATCGGCGTCGTTCCCATGCGGGAGGCGCTGAACATGGCCCGCGAAGCGGGGCTCGACTTGGTCGAGGTCGCAGCCGGAGCTGATCCTCCGGTGTGCAAGATTCTCGACCACGGCAAGTGGCAGTACGTTCAGATGAAGAAGCAGCGCGAAGCGCGCAAGATGCAGAAGGTCGTCGAGATCAAGGAGATCCGGCTCCGGCCGAAGACCCACGAGCACGACACCGGCGTCAAGATCAAGCGCGCGATCAAGTTCCTCGAGGAAGGGATGAAGGTCAAGGTCCGGATCCAGTTCCGCGGCCGCGAGATCACCCACCCCGAGATTGCGCTCGAGCTGCTGACCGAAGTCGCTGAACAACTGGCGGTTGCGGGGGAGGTCGAACAACAACCCAGCCTCGAGGGGCGTTCGATGCTGATGGTCGTCGGGCCGCGTCGGGATGCCGGCAAGACGGACGGACGACCGGTGCGAACCGCGCCCGTGCGCCTCGTCGCGCCGCCGATGCCGGCCGTTGAAGCGCCGGCCCCGCGCGGCGGCGCAGGCAAGGGAGCCAAGGCGGCCGGCCCGGTCGCGGCGGAGGCCGGATCGGAAGCCGCCGCTGAGGCGGTGCCGGAAGCGGTGGCCGTTGCGGATGTGCTGACGGCCGCGGATTCCACCCCTGTGGCTCCGGCCGCGGCGAAGGACGGAAAGGTCGGGACGGCCGACGGCGAGTGA
- the rpmI gene encoding 50S ribosomal protein L35, translating to MPKMKTHKSTKRRFKVTGTGKLMRTKIGKSHLRRKKPSRTRRLFDEYLVVTDKATIKRVRRLAPILWKR from the coding sequence ATGCCCAAGATGAAGACGCACAAGTCGACGAAGCGCCGCTTCAAGGTGACCGGCACCGGCAAGCTCATGCGCACCAAGATCGGCAAGAGCCACCTCCGTCGCAAGAAGCCTTCGCGCACGCGGCGGCTGTTCGACGAGTACTTGGTGGTCACCGACAAGGCAACGATCAAGCGAGTCCGGCGCCTGGCGCCGATTCTCTGGAAGCGGTAA
- the rplT gene encoding 50S ribosomal protein L20 has protein sequence MARVKGGIVTTRRHRKILRMARGYQQGRHRLFRRANEAVTKALEHAYVDRRKRKRDFRKLWIQRINAAARMYGYSYSTFIHGLGVAGINMDRKMLADVAARDITAFGTIVEAVKAAGIAPNHVPTATTGELAPVTPQVHKPAKAPRAARVAAATSAAAAAADVESSTSFDETEPDVEIVAAEAEPEVVAVAMSDAGGDDAAGGSIDADAIDAESGDDGADAAG, from the coding sequence ATGGCCCGCGTTAAGGGAGGGATCGTCACCACACGTCGCCACCGCAAGATCTTGCGGATGGCCCGTGGCTACCAGCAGGGGCGGCATCGCCTGTTCCGCCGCGCCAACGAGGCGGTCACCAAGGCGCTCGAGCATGCCTACGTCGACCGCCGCAAGCGCAAGCGCGACTTCCGCAAGCTCTGGATCCAGCGCATCAACGCTGCAGCCCGGATGTACGGCTACAGCTACAGCACGTTCATCCACGGCCTGGGCGTCGCCGGCATCAACATGGACCGCAAGATGCTCGCCGACGTGGCCGCGCGCGACATCACCGCCTTCGGGACGATCGTCGAAGCCGTCAAGGCGGCGGGCATTGCGCCGAACCACGTGCCGACCGCCACGACCGGCGAGCTGGCACCGGTGACGCCGCAAGTCCACAAGCCGGCGAAGGCGCCCCGCGCGGCGCGCGTGGCTGCGGCCACGTCTGCGGCCGCGGCGGCGGCCGATGTCGAGAGCTCGACGTCGTTCGACGAGACCGAGCCCGATGTCGAGATCGTGGCGGCGGAGGCCGAGCCGGAGGTCGTCGCGGTCGCGATGTCCGACGCTGGCGGCGATGATGCCGCGGGCGGCTCGATCGACGCCGACGCGATCGACGCCGAGTCGGGCGACGACGGGGCGGACGCGGCAGGCTGA
- a CDS encoding LemA family protein, whose amino-acid sequence MNALWIALALFAVAVLAYFVLYNGLIRRRNNVDQSLSTVDVMLKKRFDLIPNLVAAVEAYMGHEKSTLTELTALRTRALSGDLSDVERADLDRKVSGALGQLRVAVESYPDLKASANFVQLQGALNEVEEQLSAARRAYNAAVTAFNTAIQTVPGNLIAGTMGLTLRPLFEAAEAERANVDVGALFSGGA is encoded by the coding sequence ATGAACGCACTCTGGATCGCGCTTGCCCTGTTCGCCGTGGCCGTCCTGGCCTACTTCGTCCTGTACAACGGCCTGATCCGCCGCCGGAACAACGTCGACCAATCGCTCTCGACCGTCGACGTCATGCTCAAGAAGCGATTCGACCTGATCCCGAACCTCGTCGCCGCGGTCGAGGCGTACATGGGGCACGAGAAGAGCACGCTGACGGAGCTGACCGCGCTGCGGACGCGCGCCCTGTCCGGCGATCTGAGCGACGTCGAGCGCGCCGACCTCGACCGGAAGGTCAGCGGGGCGCTCGGCCAGCTGCGGGTGGCCGTCGAGAGCTACCCGGATCTCAAGGCAAGCGCGAACTTCGTCCAGCTGCAGGGCGCCCTGAACGAGGTCGAGGAGCAGCTCTCGGCGGCGCGACGGGCTTACAATGCGGCCGTGACGGCGTTCAACACCGCCATCCAGACCGTACCGGGCAACCTCATCGCCGGGACGATGGGCCTGACGCTGCGCCCGCTCTTCGAGGCCGCCGAAGCCGAGCGCGCGAACGTCGACGTCGGCGCGCTGTTCAGCGGCGGCGCATGA
- a CDS encoding DUF3137 domain-containing protein, whose translation MTVSHAPTLLAALGADLGEIEALHGAVHAKAVRAAALAVGGAVAIGLGAFAFLAPLTRWWPAAPVAAVIIGAIGYGITVSPAASAYKAAFKTKVVGRLVALRFPAARYAPFEGIGEADFRASRLFEQGIDRYGCEDLIEGMFGATHLRISEVHAEYKTQTTNSKGQTTTHWHTIFRGWFAIADFNKHFNGVTIVRPDSAESMLGAFGQRLQSLGRAMSDAKLVALEDPEFEQAFAVYGTDQVEARYLLSTSLMRRLLEYRNRVGGQVHVSFVDSHVVLAIPSGKDAFEPPSIWAAKATVSEGDVAGIVEQIELAEGIVEALNLNTRIWGKPPSSPPPSSSTMSS comes from the coding sequence ATGACCGTCTCGCACGCACCGACGCTCCTGGCCGCCCTCGGCGCCGACCTCGGCGAGATCGAGGCGCTCCACGGCGCCGTCCACGCCAAGGCCGTCCGTGCGGCGGCACTGGCCGTCGGCGGCGCCGTCGCGATCGGCCTCGGCGCGTTCGCGTTCCTTGCGCCGCTGACGCGCTGGTGGCCCGCCGCGCCGGTCGCGGCGGTGATCATCGGTGCAATCGGCTACGGCATCACGGTTTCGCCGGCGGCGAGCGCGTACAAGGCGGCGTTCAAGACGAAGGTCGTCGGCCGTCTCGTCGCGCTGCGCTTCCCGGCGGCACGCTACGCGCCGTTCGAGGGGATCGGCGAGGCGGACTTCCGCGCATCGAGGCTGTTCGAGCAAGGCATCGACCGCTACGGCTGCGAGGACCTCATCGAAGGGATGTTCGGCGCAACCCACCTGCGCATCAGCGAGGTCCACGCCGAGTACAAGACGCAGACCACGAACAGCAAGGGCCAGACGACGACGCACTGGCACACGATCTTTCGCGGATGGTTCGCCATCGCGGACTTCAACAAGCACTTCAACGGCGTGACGATCGTCCGGCCGGACAGCGCGGAGTCCATGCTCGGCGCGTTCGGGCAGCGCCTGCAGAGCCTTGGCCGGGCGATGAGCGACGCCAAGCTCGTGGCGCTCGAGGATCCCGAGTTCGAGCAGGCGTTCGCCGTGTACGGCACCGACCAGGTGGAGGCGCGCTACCTCCTGTCGACGAGCCTCATGCGCCGCCTCCTTGAATACCGGAACCGCGTCGGCGGACAGGTCCACGTCTCATTCGTCGACAGCCACGTCGTCCTGGCGATCCCGAGCGGCAAGGACGCGTTCGAACCACCGTCGATCTGGGCGGCCAAGGCAACCGTTTCGGAGGGCGACGTCGCCGGCATCGTCGAGCAGATCGAGCTGGCCGAGGGGATCGTCGAGGCGCTGAACCTTAACACGCGGATCTGGGGGAAGCCGCCGTCATCCCCACCGCCATCCTCATCGACGATGTCGTCGTAG
- a CDS encoding DUF1697 domain-containing protein yields MTNMTKTIAFLRAINVGGHNVKMEALRALFEQLGFDAVETFIASGNVVFETDAAPDTALEAAIEAHLKAALGYEVATFLRTVAELEAVAAYEPLPAVAMASIVAFNVGFLASPLNADEIAILSGFNNDIDDFHCHGREVYWLCRTKQSDSKFNNNAFERALRRRATFRGRNTVQRLAAKYPATG; encoded by the coding sequence ATGACGAACATGACCAAGACGATCGCCTTCCTGCGCGCGATCAACGTCGGCGGCCACAACGTGAAGATGGAGGCGCTGCGGGCGCTGTTCGAGCAGCTCGGCTTCGACGCCGTCGAGACGTTCATCGCCAGCGGCAACGTCGTCTTCGAGACGGACGCAGCGCCCGACACGGCGCTCGAAGCGGCCATCGAGGCCCACCTGAAGGCGGCGCTCGGCTACGAGGTGGCGACGTTCCTGCGCACCGTCGCCGAGCTGGAGGCCGTCGCGGCGTACGAGCCGCTGCCGGCGGTCGCGATGGCGTCGATCGTCGCGTTCAACGTCGGCTTCCTGGCATCGCCGCTGAACGCCGACGAGATCGCGATCCTCAGCGGGTTCAACAACGACATCGACGACTTCCACTGCCACGGCCGCGAGGTCTACTGGCTGTGCCGCACGAAGCAAAGCGACTCGAAGTTCAACAACAACGCCTTCGAGCGCGCGCTGCGCCGCCGGGCGACGTTCCGCGGGCGGAACACGGTGCAGCGGCTGGCGGCGAAGTACCCGGCGACGGGCTAG
- a CDS encoding amino acid permease has translation MTIGTTAHPTLERRLGLRAAIAIVVGEVIGVGIFLTPAEMAKGLGSPLWLLIVWLVMGTMALCGALCFGELAARWPEAGGQYVYLRETYGLRWAFLYGWMAMLVMDPGITAALAVGFAQYAGYAVPMGPLAAKGAAMAAIIVLAALNIVGLRQSAGVVRALTVLKVGFLAFLAVWAFGGQLGDMGHFAPFATRPADAGPLFGALAGGLVGAFFAFGGWWDLSKLGGEVKDARRTLPRAMIWGVGIVTAVYIVTSAAFIYLVPLTAVGDGEAFVARVGEVLFGTAGGRLFAGIVIVSVLGSLAGLLMAAPRVYYAMAEDGVFFRALGAVDPRWHTPARAIAVQAVLGCVLVALGTFDAILAYFIFTVVLFLAGTAAAVIVQRRRSGPPEGFAMPLYPLPPIVFLVLTAVMLFLFLGGGPMQALAGLAVTALGLPVYEVVRRARDNVPRTS, from the coding sequence ATGACCATTGGCACGACCGCCCACCCCACGCTCGAACGCCGCCTCGGCCTCCGGGCCGCAATCGCCATCGTCGTCGGCGAGGTGATCGGCGTCGGGATCTTCCTGACGCCGGCGGAGATGGCCAAAGGGCTCGGATCGCCGCTCTGGCTGCTCATCGTCTGGCTCGTCATGGGGACGATGGCGCTGTGCGGCGCGCTGTGCTTCGGCGAGCTGGCGGCGCGCTGGCCGGAGGCCGGCGGCCAGTACGTCTACCTGCGCGAGACGTACGGCCTGCGCTGGGCGTTCCTGTACGGCTGGATGGCGATGCTCGTCATGGACCCCGGGATCACGGCCGCGCTGGCCGTCGGCTTCGCGCAGTACGCCGGCTACGCGGTGCCGATGGGCCCGCTGGCCGCCAAGGGCGCGGCGATGGCCGCGATCATCGTCCTCGCCGCGCTGAACATCGTCGGCCTCCGGCAGAGCGCCGGCGTCGTGCGGGCGCTGACCGTGCTGAAGGTGGGCTTCCTGGCCTTCCTCGCCGTCTGGGCGTTCGGCGGCCAGCTCGGCGACATGGGCCACTTCGCGCCGTTCGCGACCCGGCCGGCCGACGCCGGCCCGCTCTTCGGGGCACTGGCCGGTGGGCTCGTCGGCGCGTTCTTCGCGTTCGGCGGCTGGTGGGACCTGAGCAAGCTCGGCGGCGAGGTGAAGGACGCGCGGCGGACGTTGCCGCGGGCGATGATCTGGGGCGTCGGCATCGTGACCGCGGTCTACATCGTCACGAGCGCGGCGTTCATCTACCTCGTCCCGTTGACGGCTGTCGGCGATGGGGAAGCGTTCGTCGCCCGCGTCGGCGAGGTGCTCTTCGGCACGGCGGGCGGGCGGTTGTTCGCCGGCATCGTCATCGTCTCGGTCCTCGGCAGCCTGGCCGGGCTGCTCATGGCCGCGCCGCGCGTCTACTACGCCATGGCCGAGGACGGCGTCTTCTTCCGCGCCCTCGGCGCCGTCGACCCCCGCTGGCACACGCCGGCGCGCGCGATCGCCGTCCAGGCTGTCCTCGGTTGCGTGCTCGTCGCCCTCGGCACGTTCGACGCAATCCTGGCCTACTTCATCTTCACCGTCGTCCTCTTCCTGGCCGGCACCGCGGCGGCCGTCATCGTGCAGCGCCGCCGCAGCGGCCCGCCGGAGGGGTTCGCGATGCCGTTGTATCCATTGCCGCCGATCGTCTTCCTCGTCCTCACCGCGGTCATGCTCTTCCTCTTCCTCGGCGGCGGCCCGATGCAGGCGCTCGCCGGCCTCGCGGTCACGGCGCTCGGGCTGCCGGTATACGAGGTCGTGCGGCGTGCCCGGGACAATGTCCCACGCACGTCGTGA